The window tgtgtaaactctgagaactgaatcttggagcacagcttatcaggggaactcATGTTgtgatggtccctagattgtaagtttttgcagcagtcacatctgttcctgagttgtaatggttatctctaaatcctgtgatgctgagctccttgtgtgtGGCCTGgccagtctctggaacttttggtgtctgtgtggcacctaagacttggagctagagcttggcagttatgagtgtcagtattaccccatatggcaactgttgaaagagctgaaaaggaattcagacttcaattggagatatgaaagaagcagatctggttaggacaaagGCAAATTAGGCCAAATGGCAAAGGACGATACctactgggttttaaaactacaacttttgtgtgagaccaagggaggagatgtttatttggtgcaggatctatattttctgtagcaaactagataatttaacttgtacgatcagtttgtttgaacaccaccggtgcatggagctttgaatgggaagtgggatttggtgagtttgtacaggctggggtgaaatcccgatacatcccagagtgatatgggcaaaGAGTAAAAGTATTTGTGGGGCCCTCCGAGGAACtgaggagaaatgcagaaatgttggacttccccacctgggttattgctgattttcttacaaacattgaggactgccaatttgatGGGCTTgttgctccaaaggagaggctaagcccacttataacttttcctaagagtctcccccagagagcctctttgttgctcagatgtggcccccctctttctctaagcccactgggcaggtgaactcattacccttccccctaagtgggacatgactccctggggtgtgaatccccctgtcaacacgggaaatgactcctggggatgagcctggacccagcacttcttgaccaaaatggggaagagagatgaaacaaaataagattccagtggctgagagatgtgagatggagtcgagaggtaacTCTGGAagatattcttatgcattatatagataacactttttagtttttggtatgttggaatggctagaggaaaatatctgaggctgtcgaactgcaatccagtgaccttgattcttcaagatgattgtataactatgtagcttgcacagtgtgatggtgtgattgtgaaaatcttgtggctcacactccctttatccagtgtatggacagatgagtggaaaaatgcagacaaaaattagatgaagagtaGGGTGgcatggaggggatggaaagttttggatgttcctttttgcttttgtttttattttggagtgaagaaaaggttcaaaaattgattcaggtgatgaatgcacaactgtacaatggtgctgtgaataattgtacactgtggatgactgtagggtatgtgaatatatctcaataaagctgtataTAAAAAAGGTTACTGAACATTCagggggaatgggatattttagatgttttcttttttattttaatttttattttatttttgggagaaatgaaaatgttgaaagattgattgtggtaatgaatgcactaCTCCATTAcactactgtgaacaactgattgtacactttggaggattgtatgttatgtgaatatatctcaataaaattacgtttaaaaaaaacccagggacttgcaccctattctggagagatttagtgtgtttctggttctGTGAaagacagctgagtattgttaggcaaaacatatgtctgttattgtgttctatttagagtttaagtatggtttaaggtgttATTTATAGCTGCCAAGTGGACCAGGGGTGTatcgtgatggttaggttcatgtgtcaacttggccaggtaatggtgcccagttgtccagttaagcaagcactggcctagccatTATTGCAAGAACATTTCATGGCTAGTTAATAAACTAGAAGactggtttatgaaatcatcagtcaattgattgaatctgtggctgattatatccacaatcaactaagggagtatcttctacaatgagagaattcaatcagttgaatttaatccagtcagttgaagacttctaagggagaagagagaactttcacttcttcagccagccagcctttcctgggaagttcatcaaagaccttcttgggagttgccagttcatggcctgccctacagaatctagACTCATGCATCccgtcctatggaatttggactcatgcatccccacagttgtgtgagacacttttataaaatctcatatttacagatatctcctattgtttctatttccctagagaaccctgactaatacaccaaggaacccaaagattgccAACGAGCCAGAAGATACCCATGCTCAgaagaagcaaaccttctagtctctgaaactgcgctaataaattcctattgttaagccaagcCATTATATAGTATTTGTTTCAGTGGCTAGGAAACTAAGATGCTCACTagcttagtttcctagggctactagaacaaagtgccacaaattggatggtttaaaacaacagttatggaagctagaagtccaaaatcaggatgTTGGTAGGGCATGCTCCCTCCAAAGTTTCCAAGGCAGAATCTGTTGCATGCCTCCCTCCTGGCTCCAAGTAGCCCtaagggttccttggcttgttgaTGCATCTGCCTCTGTCCTCACCTGGtcatcttctctctgtgtgtctgtgtctcctctccccttcttataagggcaGCTGTCATATTCcagtatgacttcattttaacttgccAAATTCCATCTCTAAtagtcctatttccaaataaggtcacattctgaggtgctGGGGAGTTGGACTTCAACATATCCATAATAGTCATTCTGTCTAGGGCTGAAATGGGCAAGAGTAGGTAAAGGAAGTCCAGCAAGGCTGACCACAGTAATCCAGGGTAGAAATGTGCTGGCCTGGGATACTGTAGTGACAATTTCCAGTGAAACATATTTCTGACCCCAACCAGAGGAAATGGTCATGTCGATTGTAATCACCCAGAGCAGCCACTGGATCTTGGCCAAGGGGCAGAGTTTGGAGAAGCTCAGGACTCCAGTGAAAGCCTCACTGGGCCTCCATTCCCCTTGTTTGTCCCCAGGAGAGGGTACCTTAGCTTCTCCATGAAGATTTCTCTTTGAGCCCACCTGCCTCAGAAATCATCACAGGCTCTTGCTGGGAGGAGCTACTTACATGGGACTGAAGTAGGAGCCACATTAGCCAACAGTTCCCCACTTATGCCCCTTTCTAGGAGGAATGAGATGTTGTGCCTTTTGTCCAATCCACAGCTATCACTTGGATTAGTGTGGAAAAGCCAGGTCTTCCATCAAGGGTTGAGACTGGGCTTTGGACCAGGTAGGACCCAGGTGCTGAAAGCATCAAATAGGAACTCAAAAGATATTATTGAATGACTAAATAAGCTCCAGTGACTCTTCAGACTCAGTTTCTCTCCGTTTCCTTTGAAGTCTGAAAATTTAGTCCCCTTAAATGATGGCTCCATTCTCAAGTTCTATTGGCTACTAAGTAGCTCCAATCATGCCCCCTCCAAACTCCCAACACATTTTCATTCTCACCCCCATCCTTTTCCAAGAACTGGAGGACACAAGCTTGGCCTTGGGCTACATCAGAGATAGTCTCAGGGCTAACTCTACTTGGCTAACTTGTGGTCTTAGCTGTATATGTGGCAAATATATGAGCCATTCTATTTGACCCATCAGCTCTATGGTTCAAACAAGAGAAGCTACAATGTCTGGCTCGACACAGCACAGGAGTGActgattttaagtcaaaaacccCATTGCTCCTCAGCCAGTACACATTCACTGTGGAGTTGTTCATCTTTCcatctgcttttgtttttatggAAGCAAGATCATGGGGAATTATGCAGAGAAATACAGTCCCAACAACTTGGGAAGTATACACAATTCCCTGATTTTCCTATCAGATCAGATTTCTGGGCACTAATTCAGGTCTGTCTCCAAGAAATCATATTCAGGAGCAAGTGTCACAATGAGAAAACCTTTGGAGATCAGCTATTCCTTCACCCAAAGCCAGTGATGCTGGAAGCCAAAAGACAGAATGCCAGTCCCATTCCTTGTACTTTGAAGGTGAGTTGGGGAAATGTTTAGATGCCAAACACTCAGCCCAGGAGATATGACTATTGTTGGACTTGGAGGTCCAGCTGGTATGCTTGTTTGCTTATTGCTTTGCATTTGGCTGTTGGTGTTGCCTGATGGATAGGAAGAGTGAATAACTAGCCTTTTGAGAAAAGCAAGCTTTTacagttttctcctttttccagcttctaaccCTCATTCCCTTTTAAGAAGAAAAGAGTTAAATGTCATGTTGAAAATGTCCCATAAATACCTTTGAAGCCCCATGATAAACAAAagctttattgtgttttttttctttcattaaaaaaaaatgggacatTGAAAACAAACTGAGAACTTCGACCCTGGGTTCACCAACATTAAGCAAAGTAGCCCCAGAGAAACATGGCACAGCTAATGCAGATAATGAGGTTGATGTCCAGAAGGGTTTTTATGAAGGGCTTTTCTTCCAACGAAGCTATGACAGGCTCCACTTTGCTCATGGGCTCCTCCTTGACCTTGTCTTCCATTCCACAAAGCCACAGGATGGCTTTCACCACTTTGGACTGCTTTTGGGTCACATCACCTAAAAATACCCAGCAAAGAAAGTTCTTAGAGGTGGGTCTTGTCTcccagagaagggagaagaagtAATTAACGGGTTGTGTTCTATGTACGGTGATAAGTACTTTATAtaccttttctcatttaattctgaaagatcattattttcaaagtttttacCATTTTCAGATAAAGATATTGAGGCTCAGAGGTTAACCAGTTGAGCAAAGCCACTCAGTAAGTGGTGGCAGTGGAGGGCTTCAAACCTTCCACTCTTCTCTGAATCACAGTGCCTTCCAGGAGGCTGAAGGAAAAGGGCGATTCTTGTGGGAAACTTTCTCCATTCAGAGCTGGGGCTGTAAATTCAAACACCTGTGGAGCCAGGCAGGTGAGGTATCTGAGTTGAAGGGAGCAGATTTCCATATTAAACATGTTGAAATATACTTAACCTATACCAAGAAATatgctctttctcatttttgttgaAACACATGGCATTCTGAATCTATCCTTCAGTTTCCTACTTTACATCAACATGGGATCATACCCCTAATtacctccacccccccccccccaaaaggcCCATGTATGATTTTAAATGACAACCTACAATCTCAAGATCATGGGAACAATCGGGAATGGTGATGACCTTGGGTAACTGGAGGGTCCTAAGGGATAACTGCTTTATAGCTCCAGACAACTTTTGCTGTGCCttcctattttttaaagataagatAGAAATTTGGAATGTCATGTGAAATCTCCTGAGTTTTAAACATTAACTCgcattttattaaaatagtttGTGGACTAAACCAAACTGTGATTAGAAGCTGCCAGTTTGAACCCACTAAATTTAGAGAATGCTAGTAGTACTACCTACGTAGTGGGGTtgtgtgaagattaaatggaCCTTATTTTAGTAAGGACTCAACAAGTCTTTGCTATTATTGCACATTTGAAATTTCTGTTGAGAGTTAATAGAGAACCTCCTTTGGGTGGCTGGAGAGTAGGGAAGGACGAGACTGTGAGTCAGAGCGTGCTAAATTCCAAGTCTGCCCCCTTTTCTGGCTTGTGTTTTGATATATAAAGTTCCCCATAAACATGGAAAGCTTCTTGAGGCTCCTATGGTGACCAAGGAGAGAGGCAACTCACAGCTATGATTTTTGGTCATGTTTTCCTGAACAATCTCTAACTGGATGCTGGTACTGCTGCCCTCCAGTGTCCCATTCTGAGGGAGGGTAAGAGGCAGGGGAGATGGTGGCAACTGCTCCTTCTGGACCAATGGGTCATGACGAGTAAACCAGGTCAGGCGACTGACCTAGGAAACAGAGATGAATTGTGAGAGAGACAGGCTGCTATCCCTTTCCCCCATCCTATTCCTAACCCCAGGCTCAGCCTTCACATCTGGCTCTGCTCCAATCTCACCCTCTGACCCCACTGCCCAACAAGCTTCAGCTCCCTGGCACTCTTCAGAAGCAATGGACATTTCCCCCATGCATTCCTCCTCTAATCTTCAACAGCCGTAATTCTCATTTTGGAATCCAATCCTCCCTCATTCTAGTCCTCAGGACTCAACTCTAGTCCTAGAGTATGGGGTGCAGGGATGAGCCACTCAGCTCATTCATTCCTCTGGCCATAGGAATTGAATTGGTTCATGGTTCATGTGTCTAAGCTGACTCCATAATGGGAGTCAGGATCTTTGCTGGAATGCTGGGACAAAATCCTTATGCTTTTGCTTAATTATCATCAGAGAGGATGTATCTCTAGGAGCAACTGGCCCCACATGGGGCCAGAATGTGGAAGCAGAAGTGAGAGATGAATTCTGATTATCTTTTCTGAGTCCTGAATCAAGATGCTCTAAATCAAGCTATCCCTGAAGCTCAAACctggatttttcagttttttgagcAATCAATCCTTTTTGCTTAAGCCAGTTAGGGGTAGTTTTCTGTCACTTGGAACAAGGAGTTACAGTGACTCTAACAGTCAAATCCAAACATACCATCTCCTTGGAGGGTGGCTCTGTGAACCAGCTCACAGTGGACACAGCAATCAGGGTGACTGCAGACAGAATCATGGAGAGGTAGAGGTAGTGGACATCCTTCACCACAGCTGGGCGCTCATCTGGCTGGTTACATGAAGGCAGTGGGTAAATAAAGTCCAAGACCAGCCTAGTGAAGCCTAGGAGCAGGCCCAAGATCAGACCTGAGAAGGCACCCTGCAAATTAGAGCAAAGCCATCTTAGAGAAGTCAAGGGCCTTGGGCCCATCGGCTGGGGCCTCCAGAAACCTCAAGAAACTGTTCCCAGAGTTTTTCTTTTATGTGACGGTCCCTAAAGGGGTCAACGATTCAGAAGGTATCAGAGCTGcttatctatttatattttgcatatcaTTAATCATTTACCTATACTAATTCCTTGTTAATTGTTTCCCTATTTAATGacaaaatgcattaaaatgcCGCTAAGAACTCACATTGCTTCCAATCCCCAAAAGCCAGGTAAGACCCTTCCTGTATCTTCCTCAACAGAACTTCACCCTCCTAACCCTTCCCCAAGTCAAGCCCATCTTCACATGTCCTCCCAGTCTCCTCTACTTCCTTTCCCACCCTCCCCAAGCCCTCATGGGCTGATATGGGAGGTGATGCTTGaatcattttataataaaaaaaaaaaaaaaaaaaccacacaggtACAAAAAATGATGCAAAACAAACATATAACTTAATTAACTATTGTAAGGTTAATACCCTTGAAACCACTACCCAGGTCAAGAAATTGAATTTTGCCAGCCACTCCAGAAACGCCTCCATTTGCCCCAACCCCCTATGGCCCCTTCCTGCCTGCTAAAAGTAAGCACTGTCCTGATTTTTATGGTAATCACATTCTTATGTTGTTTATTTATGGTTTTATCACTTTACTGTGCATCCCTAGACCCCAAGTTTAGCCTTGCCCAGTTTTTACTTtcaagtttctctttttttactttttccttgtaacatatatacaactcaaaatttcccattttaaacactttcaaggtacaattcagtggtattaatcatattcacactatagtgctgccatcaccatcatccattaccccagtattttcatcaccacagacagaaatgcacacattaagcagtaactcctcattccatgcccctgcccctcccttgcCCCCTCCACCAGTGCTTGGTTATTGCCTGGTAGGGCTGACCCAGGGCTACCTTTTCATTGGTCCGCTTCCAGAAACATCCCATGATGAAGACCACAGCTACGGGTGGCTGCAGGTAGGAGCTGATCGACTGGATGTAAACGAAGAGTTGGCCACCCTGGCTGGCCTGTACCACAGGGATCCAGAGGATGGAGACCAATACCAGCAGCAACACAAACACCCTGGGAGAGAAACCACCAGCAGTGCTATTTTCCCTAAGGTCATCTCCCCACTGGCCTCAGCActtagttcttcttttttttttttaaacagctatagtggggtataatttacataccaaaaAACTCATATTATtgtaagtgtacaatttaataatttttcataaatttatagagttgtgcaaccatcaccacaatctagttTTTGAACCTCCATCATTCCAAAAACGTGTTTGCAGTTTACTCCTTCTCCCACCaccagccctaagcaaccactaatctactttctgtctctataagttTGCCTTTTCTAGGCATTTCATACAAATGGCATCATAcaacatgtggtcttttgtaGCTGGCTTCTTTCACGTAGCATAACGTTttttaggttcatccatgttgcggCATGTAtggtattttattcctttttattgtagaaGAGTATTCCATTGTAATGGATATGCcagatatttggattgtttctacttttttggctattatgaataatgctgctatgaacatttgcttACAAGTCTATGTcagaacatatgttttcatttctcttggacagATATTTAGGAGTACAGTTACTGGGTTGTATGGTagatttatgtttaactttttaagaaactgccaaactattttccaaagtggttgaacCATTTGACACTTCCACCTGAAATGTATGACAGTTCCAACTTTCACACATCCTGttaattatagccattctaatgggtgtgtagTGGTATATTATTGCGGGTTtactttgcatttccccaatgactCATGAatgttgagaatattttcatgtgcttgttagctgtttatatatcttctttagtgaaatgtctattcaaatctttttttattattattattgagttttaagagttcttcatatatccTAGATACAAGTTTTTTATTACCTACATGGTTTGTAAATGTTTTCTCTCAGTctctggcttgtcttttcattttcttaatgttgtCTTTTGAAGTGCAAAATTTTTCAatcttgatgaagtccaatttaaatcatatttttcttttatggattgtgcttttgatttagTACCTAAGAACTATTTGGCTAACCCAAGGCTGAGGGCCCTCAGAGTGCACCTTCCTCAGTGACAGAGCCTCAAGATGTTTGTTTGTGTATATTTCACATATAATTTACATGCCAGTCATTTCAGTCCCCCCCCACCATTTGACTTCAGGATTTTGCAGAAGTCTTGGTATAGAAACCCTTCCCCCCTTCCCTAAAGCACTCTCTTCTCTTTTACCTGATGAACTCCTATTTATCCCTCAGATTCCAATCCAGGTTGGATGGTTCTTCTCTGTCTCCTGACTCCCCCATCATAACACGCATCAGTGTTATAATGGCCTGTTTACTTATCTGTTTTCTCCACCAGCTCTATAAAGGCAAGACCCAAGTCTTTTCACTGCTGTATGCCTGGTACCCAGTGCATAATAGGTGtcattgagcatcttttgatgaatgaatgacttaTCATACATGGAGTCCTAGTGCTATCAGAGGAGGCTGAGTCAGCCTGGAGAAGTTGCTGGCTGGACTTTGCCCCTAGGTGGCTCAGCTTTCTTCCCCCGGGTATCTGGATTTTTGACTGCCCAGCCCCACACAGTAAGGCCTTACCTGCCCACAATCATGAGCTCCTTCTCAGATGCCCGAGGCCTGATATGATTCCAGAGGTCCATGGTAAAGATGGTGCTAGCACTGTTAAAGATGGAGGTGAGGGAGGACATGAGCGCTGCCACCATCACAGCCATCATGAGCCCACGGAGCCCTGGGGGCAGAAGGGAGGTCTATGGGCCTCAGGCTTTTTCTGTTCACAGCTGCTACCTTCACTTCAGACCCCATCACCCCCAACCCAAAGCCAGCTGATCCCAAGGAGGCAGAGTCTCATGGCTGAGAGCAGTGGGCAGAGCCTCAGAGAGGAGGGTTGGGCAGAGCCCCTGGGCAGCCAGGACCTGGGTTTTGTTTGGGGTCCCTTGCTCTGGGACTCAACCTCTCAGCTCAGAGCCCATTCCCTCCACAGCTCTCTCATCCACCCTTCCACCCAGACAGAGCCCAGCCAAAGCATTCCTTTCTGGGTGTTCCAGTAGGACTCCATTTAGGAGTGAGGGGACATTACCTGTGGGCAGGAGTTCTAGCACAAGTTTGGGATATGCGATGTCAGAGCAGCCTGAGGGGTTGCTACAGACCTTCTGGCAGATTTCTGGATCTGCACAAGCCACTTGATCTGTGGAAGAAACACAGATCCAGATTGAGCAGTCACACCCTCAGAGCTCCAGGCCTCACTGAAACATGGCCTGACACAGGCCAGCACCAGGAGACAGGGAGAGTGATTGACAAGTTTTCCAGAGACCAAGCTTTGTCCTTCCTGGAGAGTGGGACCCCTTTCATGGGCCTCCTCCTACCCAGCACCTACCCAGCATCCTTTTATACTATAGGAGGTAGTATAGCACAGTGGATAAAAATAGTCTTGGGAAGCAACTCAAACATCCATCTGCAGGATaatgggtaaataaattgtgttatattcatacaatggaatatttaaaaaactgataaaacaaCATGAATGTATCTCAAAGACATTGTGTTTAGTGAAAGAAGGCAGGCATAAAAGAATGcttactgtgtgattccatttacatgaagttcaAGACCAGGGAAAACTTCTATGGTTATAGGAGTTACAAAAGTGGTGACCTCTGGTGGGAGAGTATTAGCTGGAAGACACACGAGGAAacctggggtgatggaaatgttccattAGCGCTATGCAaaagaactttctggggtgatggaaatgttctatctCTTGATCTAGGTAGTGGCTATACAGGTTATATTCATTACAAGGTGTGactgttacttaacctctctgaaccttagttGCCATATCTGTAAAACTGGGGTAATATCATATGTCTACTTAATACTATATAGTGAGGATTGACAGATGTATGTGAATCTTGTAGCATAAAATCTGATGATCTATAGAAAGTGCTGAATACACTTCAGCTATTATTATTGTAACCCAAATAAAGCAGAGCCACCTCATGGCCAGTCTCACCACAGTGTCCTATATCAGTCTCCATTCCCCACCACCCACCATAAAAAGACACTGAAAGCAATCCAGGTATTTGCTGTAGTCCCTCAGAGGTGCAAAAGGAGAATGCCATTGCTTGAGCcatggcaaatatatatatatatatgttcctcTTTCCCCATCTGTTTCTCAATTGTTCATACAGTTCAACATCTATTCTCATTTTAGACTCAAAAAAACTCAACCATGCTGGCTAtgattttctcctcctcttcctgcaTTTCTGTATCAATTCATTTCTCTCTTGAGCAGCATCCTATGCTATTTAATTAAATCCATATAGCTCTCCTGGCATCTCTAATTCTTCATCTCTACCTATTACTGTGATGAACTGAACCCTTCCCAAGCAGACAAGTATAGGCCTCCTACTTAgaagacagaagaggagaaaaaagttaTGCTACTGTgtggcacatagtatgtgctcaataaattttggggggggggctgtctatcattgttattattattatctttttcatgACTCATGCCAGTCTCCTCCCTGGTTTTGATATAATATTGATGCCATAATGACCATTTGATTGAGGCCTCAAATATACAAAGAGCCTCAAATGCAAATGtccctatatttttatttgtgttaaatatgttaatttaataaatgtaaacatttgaAGTATAACACTGTTTTGAAATCCAATATTGCTgtgtgttcatttcttttttaatgtactagaagttctaagaaatgaaaatggtctTAGCCTTCTTTCATCCGTTGGGGGGCCCAAGGTACAAATGGTCTTTGTAAAACTCTACCCATTACTATGCCCTCTCAAGAATTCCCCCCTCCCAACACCCAGTACTGGTGGAGGAAATGGGTGTTGTGGCCACAATTAATAACACTAATATTAATTGCTATAGAATAAAAGTAAATGCcccctgtggtagattgaattgtgtaccacaatttagacatattcttaatcttactcCAGTCCTgttggtatgaacccattgtaaataggaatactgaggatgttatttttagttaaggtgtggcccaactgaagcaGGATGGGCCTTAAAATGGATTCctagaggctttataaagagaagaaaccggAAGCTAGGGTCAGAGAAGGCGAAAAGGAGAAGCCAGACTCAGCAGGAAACCagacaagaaaggagaggacatcgccaagtgatgggaaagccaagaatTGTGGCAGGCCACCACCAGAACGCTActgaccccaggaagaagcaagccttctagcttctgaaatcatgagacaataaattcttattgtttaagccaacccattgtgtggtgttcgTTATAGCAGCTCAGGCATGCTTAAGACACCTCCAAAACTCTGGATCAGCCTGGGGCAAAATTAAAACTGGAGATCAAAATGATATTTTATGAGAGATATTGAGAAGAAATAATCTTGTTGAGAAAAATGCTTTTGAGAGGTCAAAGTTCTTGGCTTTTTATTATTCTTCGGTGGAAGCTTAGGAGATGATTAGTAAATATTTACATTCTCCTGGGCAGAGCACTATAAGAAATATTCCAAGTGGGGTAAAGGTCTTCAATTTAAGTTCAAATCTATATAGGCTTTGCCTCTTATTGTCCAGAAGCTCCTGTCTCCAAGGTATACTGAGAAGTAAGAACCAACCTGAGATATTTAATTGTTAACTGCAAAGTTTTTGTTTAACCTTCCAGGAATGCAACCTTCAACCATGAAACATGTGACAGACACAGAAGTTATACAGCATGTTTGTTGCAGAAAATTACATTTGTTCATTCAGCCTAAGGAGCATGCTGGTGATAAGGAAACTAATTGGTTCAGCTAAGTTATAACTGAACTCAGCCTTGTGAAAATTCTTCTTTCAGTAACACCTGCTCACCTGCCTTGGGTTAGTTAATTCATCGGCCATTTTATATATGGAGTGGGTTCTCTTGTTAGAAAGCTTCAGAACCTCTgaagtttgaaataaaagatGCCTCTAGAAGAGTCAAATCCAAACATAGCACAAAAAACTCGTTCTTATACAATGCCGAC of the Choloepus didactylus isolate mChoDid1 chromosome 21, mChoDid1.pri, whole genome shotgun sequence genome contains:
- the SLC5A11 gene encoding sodium/myo-inositol cotransporter 2 isoform X2; amino-acid sequence: MESVRSGPQPAQLQLDPLEAFPQRSLEPGDIAVLVLYFLFVLAVGLWSTVKSKRDTVKGYFLAGGDMVWWPVGASLFASNVGSGHFIGLAGSGAAAGLSVSAYELNGLFSVLMLSWIFLPIYVAGQVTTMPEYLRKRFGGNRIPITLAVLYLFIYIFTKISVDIYAGAIFIQQSLHLDLYVAIVGLLAITAVYTVAGFAAVGGLEGLKEKYFLALASNRNGNSSCGLPREDAFHIFRDPLTSDLPWPGILFGMSIPSLWYWCTDQVIVQRTLAAKNLSHAKGGSLMAAYLKVLPLFVMVFPGMVSRVLFPDQVACADPEICQKVCSNPSGCSDIAYPKLVLELLPTGLRGLMMAVMVAALMSSLTSIFNSASTIFTMDLWNHIRPRASEKELMIVGRVFVLLLVLVSILWIPVVQASQGGQLFVYIQSISSYLQPPVAVVFIMGCFWKRTNEKGAFSGLILGLLLGFTRLVLDFIYPLPSCNQPDERPAVVKDVHYLYLSMILSAVTLIAVSTVSWFTEPPSKEMVSRLTWFTRHDPLVQKEQLPPSPLPLTLPQNGTLEGSSTSIQLEIVQENMTKNHSCDVTQKQSKVVKAILWLCGMEDKVKEEPMSKVEPVIASLEEKPFIKTLLDINLIICISCAMFLWGYFA
- the SLC5A11 gene encoding sodium/myo-inositol cotransporter 2 isoform X1; protein product: MESVRSGPQPAQLQLDPLEAFPQRSLEPGDIAVLVLYFLFVLAVGLWSTVKSKRDTVKGYFLAGGDMVWWPVGASLFASNVGSGHFIGLAGSGAAAGLSVSAYELNGLFSVLMLSWIFLPIYVAGQVTTMPEYLRKRFGGNRIPITLAVLYLFIYIFTKISVDIYAGAIFIQQSLHLDLYVAIVGLLAITAVYTVAGGLAAVIYTDALQTLIMLVGALILMGYSFAAVGGLEGLKEKYFLALASNRNGNSSCGLPREDAFHIFRDPLTSDLPWPGILFGMSIPSLWYWCTDQVIVQRTLAAKNLSHAKGGSLMAAYLKVLPLFVMVFPGMVSRVLFPDQVACADPEICQKVCSNPSGCSDIAYPKLVLELLPTGLRGLMMAVMVAALMSSLTSIFNSASTIFTMDLWNHIRPRASEKELMIVGRVFVLLLVLVSILWIPVVQASQGGQLFVYIQSISSYLQPPVAVVFIMGCFWKRTNEKGAFSGLILGLLLGFTRLVLDFIYPLPSCNQPDERPAVVKDVHYLYLSMILSAVTLIAVSTVSWFTEPPSKEMVSRLTWFTRHDPLVQKEQLPPSPLPLTLPQNGTLEGSSTSIQLEIVQENMTKNHSCDVTQKQSKVVKAILWLCGMEDKVKEEPMSKVEPVIASLEEKPFIKTLLDINLIICISCAMFLWGYFA